The segment GGCCCGGCGCGATACTCGCCGGCACGCTGGCGATACTCGTGGGCGGCGCGGCACACGTGACTTATTTCCTGACGCTCCTGTGGGGGTTGATGCTGTTCCGGTACAAGCTGCTCGACCGGCTGTTGACGCGTATTGTGGGCACGTGCATTCTGGTCGGTGCGGTGGCGGGGCTGTTGCATTTGAATTTCGCCGACCCGTTGCGTCATTCCCTGCCGGGCGGTGCACTGGGCGCCTTCATGGCGGAACGGCTGTTTCTGCCTGAATTTGGGAAGATTGGGTGCAACGTGACCGGAATCACGATGGTGCTCGTCGGCCTGCTGCTCTCGACGGAAATTCTGTTCGTTGATACCTTCAAGATAACGCGCGCGGCGACGCGCTGCTTCCTGCGCGCGAATCTGGCGCTGGTGGCGGCACACCGCGCGCGCCGGCAGGCCGTGGCGCAGCGTGAGCGCTCGTCAGCGCCGGCGGAACGCGTGCGCGCGGCCAGGAAACGCGACGAGGACATCCCGCCTGCGCCGCTCGTGCCGCCGGAAACGGCGGAGTTGCCGTTTGACGGGCCGCCCGTGGAGGACACGCCGTTCGAGGCCATCCCCAATATCCCTGAGCCGGTGCTGGCGCGCGATGCGGACCCGCTGCACGCGACGGTCGAACTCGATGCCGCGCCGGAGGCGGCGCCGGTGCCCAGCAACGGTCAGTTGGACCTTAGCGCGGATGAATGCAGTCCGGCACGGCCGGTGCGCCGCGTGGTAAAGCGCAAGAGACTGGCCGCGGAGGTCGAACTGCCGCCGGACTATGAGTATCCCCGGTTCTTCACGCGCCCACCCATGGAACTACTGGACGAACCACGGCCCCGGGTCATCAAGAACCTGAGCGAACAACTGGCGCATACGGGGGCGCTGCTCGAGAAAACACTGCAGACGTTCGGCATCGAGGCGCGCGTAACGGATTACACGCGTGGGCCGACCATCACGCGCTATGAACTGGAACCGGCGCCGGGCATCAAGGTGAGCCGCTTCCTCGCGCTGGCGGACGATTTGGCGCTGGCGTTGAAGGCGCACCGGGTGCGCGTCGAGGCGCCCATACCGGGCAAGGGCCGCGTGGGCATCGAGGTGCCCAACGTCGAGCGCGACCAGGTGCTGATCCGCGAGTTGCTCGAGAACCGCGCGTTCGCGCAGTACAAGGGCAGATTGCCGCTGGCGCTGGGCAAGGATATCACGGGCGCGCCGCGTGTCGCGGATCTGGCGACGATGCCGCACCTGCTGGTGGCGGGCGCAACGGGTACGGGCAAGACGGTGTGCGTGAAGGCGCTGCTTGCGAGCCTGCTGTTCCGCCACACGCCCGAGGAGCTGCAGCTGGTGCTGATCGACCCGAAGATGGTCGAGTTCATGATTTTCAACGACATACCGCACCTGATCACGCCCGTGGTGGTCGAGCCGAAGAAGGCGGCCGCGGCGCTGAACTGGCTGATCCACGAAATGGAAGAGCGGTATCAGCTCTTCGCGAACCTCAATTGCCGCAACATCGACGTTTACAACGAGAGCGTCGAGAACGGCGAGATCGAAGTCGAGGGCGAGCAGCAGGACGGCAGCAGTGGCTCCGTCACCGTGATCCGCAAGCTTCCCTATATCGTGTGCATCATCGACGAGCTGGCGGATCTGATGATGCAGGCGCGCGCGGAGGTGGAAGACGCGATCGGGCGGCTTGCGCAAAAGGCGCGGGCCGTCGGCATTCACCTGATAATCGCGACGCAGCGGCCGTCGGTGGACGTGCTGACCGGCGTGATCAAGGCAAACTTCCCGTCGCGCCTGTCGTTCCAGGTCTCGTCGCGCGTGGATTCGCGGTGCATCCTGGACGAAATCGGCGCGGAACGGCTCATCGGCCTAGGCGACATGCTGTATCTGCCGGCAGGCCATTCGAAGCCAATCCGGATCCAGGGCGCGTTCGTGAGCGACCCGGAGATGAACGGGTTGATCGGCTACTTGAAAACGCAGGCTCCTCCGCAGTACAAAGATGAAATCGAGTACTTCGGTAAAACCGGGGAACTTCGGGAAGAAGCCATAGACGAGTCGGACCCATTGCTTGAGGACGCGGTGCGGGTGGTTCTGGAAACGGGGCAGGCCTCGATTTCGATGGTGCAACGGCGCCTGCGAGTAGGGTACACTAGAGCCGCCCGGTTGATTGATATCATGGAATTGAAGGGGATCGTGGGTCCGCATGTGGGAAGCAAGGCGCGGGAGATTCTGGTCAACGCGCAATTGGAGGACGATCAGGCATGAGCCGGTTCGTGGAGCAGGGGATAGCGTTGCGCGCGCGGCGGGAGGAATTGGGCCGGACTCTGGTGGAGGCGCACGATGCGATTCACGTGCCTATTGAGCATCTGCGGGCGCTCGAGGCCGGTGATCTGCGCGCGCTGCCGGGAACGGCCTTCGCCAGCGGGTTTCTGAAAACCTATTGCGAGTATCTGGAAACGGACGCGGCGCCGTTCCTCTACGCGCTCGACGCGTGTACGGGCGGTATCCGCAAGGCGCCCATACACCGGCAAGCCGCCGCCCCGACAGCGCCGGAACGTCCGGCGTGGATGACGGACGTAATTGCCTGGGGCGCGGTTTGTGGCCTGATGGTCTTTGCCTGGTTCACCTACACCGTTGTCGTGCGCCCGATTATCGAGAGCTACCAGGACCGCGTGCGCGCCGGCACGGTCGAGGTGGCGCCGCCGAGCATGTTCGAGATTGAGAAGTAGCCATCCGGCCGCCGGCGCTCCCGATGCGGGAAGCATTGCCGGGCGCAGCGCCTGTGATACAATGGCCTTGCTATGAATCTCCCGAATAAACTGACGGTCAGCCGCTGCCTGATGGCCATTGTATTCGTGGCGTTCATGTC is part of the Candidatus Hydrogenedentota bacterium genome and harbors:
- a CDS encoding DNA translocase FtsK is translated as MAERLFLPEFGKIGCNVTGITMVLVGLLLSTEILFVDTFKITRAATRCFLRANLALVAAHRARRQAVAQRERSSAPAERVRAARKRDEDIPPAPLVPPETAELPFDGPPVEDTPFEAIPNIPEPVLARDADPLHATVELDAAPEAAPVPSNGQLDLSADECSPARPVRRVVKRKRLAAEVELPPDYEYPRFFTRPPMELLDEPRPRVIKNLSEQLAHTGALLEKTLQTFGIEARVTDYTRGPTITRYELEPAPGIKVSRFLALADDLALALKAHRVRVEAPIPGKGRVGIEVPNVERDQVLIRELLENRAFAQYKGRLPLALGKDITGAPRVADLATMPHLLVAGATGTGKTVCVKALLASLLFRHTPEELQLVLIDPKMVEFMIFNDIPHLITPVVVEPKKAAAALNWLIHEMEERYQLFANLNCRNIDVYNESVENGEIEVEGEQQDGSSGSVTVIRKLPYIVCIIDELADLMMQARAEVEDAIGRLAQKARAVGIHLIIATQRPSVDVLTGVIKANFPSRLSFQVSSRVDSRCILDEIGAERLIGLGDMLYLPAGHSKPIRIQGAFVSDPEMNGLIGYLKTQAPPQYKDEIEYFGKTGELREEAIDESDPLLEDAVRVVLETGQASISMVQRRLRVGYTRAARLIDIMELKGIVGPHVGSKAREILVNAQLEDDQA
- a CDS encoding helix-turn-helix domain-containing protein, with product MSRFVEQGIALRARREELGRTLVEAHDAIHVPIEHLRALEAGDLRALPGTAFASGFLKTYCEYLETDAAPFLYALDACTGGIRKAPIHRQAAAPTAPERPAWMTDVIAWGAVCGLMVFAWFTYTVVVRPIIESYQDRVRAGTVEVAPPSMFEIEK